From Phoenix dactylifera cultivar Barhee BC4 unplaced genomic scaffold, palm_55x_up_171113_PBpolish2nd_filt_p 000583F, whole genome shotgun sequence, the proteins below share one genomic window:
- the LOC120106623 gene encoding ABC transporter G family member 44-like isoform X2, producing the protein MPSICTRCESCFHRRGIFTEAKWYWIGTGALAGYTILFNILFTVALTYIKPYGNAQPSLSEEALHEKYTNITGEMEPSSLTERSTSTDSTSKNLCF; encoded by the exons ATGCCAAGCATATGTACAAGGTGTGAATCTTGTTTCCACAGGCGTGGAATTTTTACAGAGGCCAAATGGTACTGGATTGGTACGGGTGCATTGGCCGGATATACGATCCTTTTCAATATCCTTTTCACTGTGGCTCTTACCTATATCAAGC CATATGGGAATGCTCAGCCAAGTTTATCTGAAGAGGCATTGCATGAAAAATATACAAATATAACAGGAGAAATGGAGCCATCATCACTTACAGAAAGGAGCACTAGCACAGATTCCACATCCAAAA ATTTGTGCTTCTGA
- the LOC120106622 gene encoding uncharacterized protein LOC120106622 — protein MQDIFPLALRSSAPKQVFAIVSQLSSFFKALCSKVLDPKELDQLESNIALTLCNMEKIFPPGFFTIMVHLLIHLAAEAKLGGPVHYRWMYPIERFLMRLKDYVRNRAYPEGSIAEGYIAEECLTFCSRYLEGIETVFNRPQRNCDIIENADVYKFSSGGRVLGKVESVVLDQKSLAQAYRYVLLHSDIISESRRLDV, from the exons atgcaagatatctttccattggctttaagatcgtcAGCACCGAAACAAGTTTTTGCAATTGTTTCTCAATTATCATCATTctttaaggcattatgttccaaagttcttgatcctaaggagcttgatcaattggagtctaataTTGCACTTACACTATGCAATATGGAAAAGATCTTTCCTCCTGggttttttactattatggttcatctactcattcacttagcggcggaagctaaacttggtggcccggttcactaccgatggatgtatcctattgagag gtTTCTTATGCGCTTAAAAGATTATGTACGCAATCGAGCCTATCCCGAGGGCTCGATTGCTGAAGGATATATTGCTGAGGAGTGTTTGACATTTTGTTCGAGATATCTTGAAGGTATTGAAACGGTTTTCAATCGACCTCAAAGGAATTGTGATATCATAGAGAATGCAGATGTTTACAAGTTCTCATCTGGCGGAAGAGTTTTGGGAAAAGTTGAAAGTGTTGTTCTTGACCAGAAATCGTTGGCACAGGCATATCGCTATGTCTTACTTCATAGTGATATAATATCCGAGTCTCGCAG GTTAGATGTCTAA